The following DNA comes from Mycolicibacterium aromaticivorans JS19b1 = JCM 16368.
CGTCGTAGTAGGTGATCTCCTTGGTGTCCTCGTTGTAGCTGGCGTTGATGTTCGGATGCGCCTTGAGGGAGTCGATCACCGCGCGGGCGATGAACGGCAGGTAGGTCAGGTTGACCCCTTCGCGCTCGGCGAAGCTCGTCTTCGCCTTGGCCCGCAGCGCCACGATCTTGGTCATGTCGACCTCGTGGGTCTGGGTCAGCTGCGCGGTGGTCTGCAGCGATTCGCGGGTCTTCTTGGCGGTGATCTGCCGGATCCGGTTCGCCTTCTGCGTCGTGCCGCGCAGATGTGCCAGCGGTGACGGTGTCGCCGCGGCGGCGGGAGCGGACGGCGCCTTGGCGGGAGCGGCGGCGGGCTGCTCCGGCTTTGCCGTCTTCGCCTCGGCGGCAGCCAGCACATCCTGCTTGCGGATGCGGCCGCCGACGCCGGTGCCCTTGACACTGGCGAGGTCGATTCCGTTCTCGGCGGCCAGCTTTCGCACCAGGGGAGTGACGTAGGGGCTGCCGTCGGACGCGTCGCCGTCCTCGGCGGCAGCCGGCGCGGGGGCCTGCTTGGGCTCGGGCTTCGGCTCCGGCTTGGGTTCAGCCTTCGGCTCGGGCTTGGGTTCCGGCTTCGGTTCCGGTTTGGGTTCGGGCTTCGGCTCTGTCTTGGGTTCGGGCTTCGACTCGGCCTGTGGCGCGGCGCCGGCATCCCCGATCCTGCCCAGTTCGCCGCCGACGGCGACGGTGTCGTCCTCCTCGGCGGTGATGGACAGCAGCGTCCCGGCCACCGGTGACGGGATCTCGGTGTCGACCTTGTCGGTGGACACCTCGACCAGCGGCTCGTCGACCTCGACGGGGTCGCCGACCTTCTTCAGCCACCGGGTCACGGTGCCCTCGGTGACCGACTCGCCGAGTTCGGGCATCAGAACCGGCGTCGCAGAACCCGACGACTCCGAGGATCCCGACGACTGTGCGGGCTCCGGCTCCGGCTCCGGTTCGGGCTCCGGCTCAGGTTCGGGCTCCGGCTCAGGTTCGGGCTCCGCCTGGGTCTCCTCGGCGGGCCTTTCCTCCTCGGCGGGAGCGTCAGACGACTCGGCCGGGGCGGACGACTCGGACTGCTCGCCGGCTTCACCGATCACCGCGAGCTCGCCGCCGACCTCGACGGTGTCGTCCTCCTGCGCAACGATCTTCGTCAGCACACCGGACGCGGGAGCGGGAATCTCCGTGTCGACCTTGTCGGTCGACACCTCGAGCAGAGGCTCGTCGACCTCGACGGTGTCGCCCTCTTGCTTCAGCCACCGGGTGACGGTCCCCTCGGTGACGCTCTCACCGAGTGCCGGCATCTGGACGGAGACGGCCATTGTGTTGACTCCCTCGAACGGTCAGTCGTGCGGGTCGGACTTCTGGCATACCACAGCGTCGTGTACCCATCCTGTCATTGCCGGGCCACCCGCACGCACTCAGGGCGACGTGTGATTTCTCTGGCACCATCGAAGGGAAGGACCGCCGGAAGGAGTGCATCGGAGTTGGGGCTGTTCGACAGGTTCCGGGCTGCTCGCCGGGCTGATTCCGTGCTCGCCGCCGACCGGCGGCACTTGCACGAATGGGCTGCGCAGCGCACCGGGGTGGAGGCCTTCGTCGAGCCCGAGA
Coding sequences within:
- the sucB gene encoding 2-oxoglutarate dehydrogenase, E2 component, dihydrolipoamide succinyltransferase, yielding MAVSVQMPALGESVTEGTVTRWLKQEGDTVEVDEPLLEVSTDKVDTEIPAPASGVLTKIVAQEDDTVEVGGELAVIGEAGEQSESSAPAESSDAPAEEERPAEETQAEPEPEPEPEPEPEPEPEPEPEPAQSSGSSESSGSATPVLMPELGESVTEGTVTRWLKKVGDPVEVDEPLVEVSTDKVDTEIPSPVAGTLLSITAEEDDTVAVGGELGRIGDAGAAPQAESKPEPKTEPKPEPKPEPKPEPKPEPKAEPKPEPKPEPKQAPAPAAAEDGDASDGSPYVTPLVRKLAAENGIDLASVKGTGVGGRIRKQDVLAAAEAKTAKPEQPAAAPAKAPSAPAAAATPSPLAHLRGTTQKANRIRQITAKKTRESLQTTAQLTQTHEVDMTKIVALRAKAKTSFAEREGVNLTYLPFIARAVIDSLKAHPNINASYNEDTKEITYYDAENLGFAVDTEQGLLSPVVHNAGDLSLAGLARAIHDIAERARSGNLKPDELSGGTFTITNIGSQGALFDTPILVPPQAAMLGTGAIVKRPRVIVDDFGNESIGVRSICYLPLTYDHRLIDGADAGRFLTTVKRRLEEGAFEADLGL